One window from the genome of Armatimonadota bacterium encodes:
- the rimI gene encoding ribosomal protein S18-alanine N-acetyltransferase codes for MAIEVDLRQMQREDVPRVMEIERECFPVPWHESAYLTELVNRSAYYVVACKGSEIVGYAGMWIIMDEAHITTLGVARTSRGEKIGERLLVALLDESLKRKCRRATLEVRQSNEVAQNLYHKYDFIPAAVRRGYYTDNQENAVVMWIDDMVSQSWSRKFRALKEQLKETRAEDVV; via the coding sequence TTGGCTATCGAAGTCGATTTAAGGCAGATGCAGCGGGAAGATGTGCCCAGAGTCATGGAGATCGAGCGAGAGTGCTTCCCGGTTCCCTGGCATGAGAGCGCCTACCTGACTGAGCTTGTAAACCGCAGCGCATATTATGTCGTGGCATGCAAGGGCTCCGAGATAGTGGGTTATGCCGGAATGTGGATCATAATGGACGAGGCTCACATCACCACTCTCGGCGTAGCTCGCACGAGTCGTGGCGAAAAGATAGGTGAGCGGCTGCTCGTTGCCTTGCTGGATGAGTCGTTAAAGCGTAAGTGCAGGCGGGCGACCCTTGAAGTCCGCCAGAGCAATGAAGTTGCCCAAAATCTCTATCACAAATATGACTTTATTCCCGCGGCGGTAAGGCGCGGCTACTATACGGACAATCAGGAGAATGCCGTAGTTATGTGGATCGATGACATGGTCTCGCAGTCCTGGTCTAGAAAATTTCGTGCCTTAAAAGAGCAATTGAAGGAGACACGCGCGGAGGATGTGGTTTGA
- the tsaD gene encoding tRNA (adenosine(37)-N6)-threonylcarbamoyltransferase complex transferase subunit TsaD translates to MRVLGVETSCDETSAAVVDDGVSVVSNIIASQMEIHARFGGVVPEVASRRHVELIIPTVQEALDKAECTLADIDCIGVINRPGLIGALIVGVASAKTIAYAANKPLVAVHHIEAHMYANWLTGAHIEFPLVCLVVSGGHSDLIYVTGHGQYEILARTRDDAAGECFDKCARAMGLSYPGGPEIDRLAKTGNPHSVLFPRAKVGDTLDFSFSGLKTAVIRYVEGFEGKPPTPDLAASFQAAVVDVLVDHTFRAAQDRGVKQVLMAGGVAANSSLQATMKQRGKELNIAVNAPPPVLCTDNAAMAASAAFFARQRGESASLDLDSFASEPLGKRAV, encoded by the coding sequence TTGAGAGTTTTAGGTGTTGAGACAAGTTGTGATGAGACCAGCGCAGCGGTGGTTGATGACGGCGTCAGTGTTGTTTCCAATATAATTGCGTCGCAGATGGAAATTCATGCCCGGTTCGGGGGCGTGGTGCCCGAGGTCGCCTCGCGCAGACATGTGGAACTGATTATTCCGACCGTCCAGGAAGCTCTGGACAAGGCCGAATGCACTTTGGCTGATATAGACTGCATAGGCGTTATCAACAGACCCGGTCTGATCGGTGCGTTGATTGTGGGTGTTGCGTCGGCAAAGACTATCGCCTATGCCGCAAATAAACCCTTGGTTGCCGTCCATCACATTGAGGCGCACATGTATGCAAACTGGCTCACCGGGGCGCATATCGAGTTTCCGTTGGTATGCCTGGTAGTATCCGGCGGCCATTCGGACTTAATATATGTGACCGGTCACGGGCAGTATGAGATTCTGGCACGAACGCGGGACGATGCCGCGGGCGAGTGTTTCGACAAATGCGCGCGCGCAATGGGACTTAGCTATCCCGGCGGCCCTGAGATAGACAGGCTTGCAAAAACGGGCAATCCGCATTCCGTGCTTTTTCCACGCGCAAAGGTGGGCGACACGCTTGATTTCAGTTTCAGCGGGCTAAAGACAGCCGTCATTCGATATGTCGAGGGCTTCGAGGGCAAACCTCCGACCCCCGATCTTGCCGCCAGTTTCCAGGCAGCGGTTGTGGATGTGCTGGTAGATCACACATTTCGCGCCGCACAGGATAGAGGCGTGAAACAGGTGCTGATGGCAGGCGGTGTCGCCGCCAACAGCAGTCTTCAAGCCACGATGAAACAGCGTGGCAAAGAGTTGAATATAGCGGTCAACGCTCCACCGCCTGTGCTTTGCACGGATAATGCCGCTATGGCTGCGTCAGCCGCATTCTTTGCCCGCCAGAGAGGCGAGTCTGCGAGCCTTGACCTGGATTCATTCGCGTCTGAGCCGCTGGGTAAGCGAGCAGTCTGA
- a CDS encoding type IV pilus twitching motility protein PilT: MDIKEIAAKAAQVGASDIFLKVGSPPMMRLNSFVVPLDSYPELKGQDTEALAYGIMSHEQIGRFERRHELDLAFTIDDIARFRANVYYQRGTIGMVLRIVPLKILGLEELGLPEGIKSLAEQRQGLVLVTGPTGCGKSTTLAALIDIINSTRKSNIITVEDPIEFVHQDKQSIVSQREIGIDTDSFTDALKYVVRQSPDVILIGEMRDVETMNVGLAAAETGHLVFSTVHTCSAAETLDRIMNMFPPHDKLMVCTRLSVSLKGVVSQKLIPRIDKPGRIAAVEVMIANPTVSKLLEEGRSSQIYQAISEGEYWGMQTMNQCLDRYYKAGIISEDEALASAGNFTELKQMLRRS, from the coding sequence ATGGATATAAAGGAAATAGCGGCAAAAGCAGCGCAGGTTGGAGCCTCAGATATATTTCTAAAGGTCGGATCGCCGCCGATGATGCGTCTAAATAGCTTTGTAGTCCCGCTCGATTCATATCCTGAGCTTAAGGGCCAGGATACAGAAGCTCTTGCATACGGCATAATGTCACATGAGCAGATAGGCCGTTTCGAACGCAGGCACGAACTCGATCTCGCATTTACAATCGACGATATTGCAAGGTTCAGGGCAAACGTGTATTACCAGCGCGGCACTATAGGAATGGTGCTGCGAATCGTACCACTGAAAATTCTTGGTTTGGAAGAGCTTGGTCTGCCGGAGGGCATTAAGTCCCTTGCCGAACAGAGGCAGGGGCTTGTGCTTGTTACCGGCCCTACCGGTTGCGGCAAGTCTACAACACTTGCCGCGCTGATAGATATTATCAACTCGACACGTAAGAGCAATATTATTACCGTTGAAGACCCGATTGAGTTTGTCCATCAGGATAAGCAGTCAATCGTCAGCCAGCGTGAGATCGGCATCGACACCGATTCGTTTACCGATGCGCTCAAATACGTCGTCAGACAGAGCCCGGATGTAATCTTGATCGGTGAGATGCGCGATGTAGAGACAATGAACGTAGGCCTGGCTGCAGCGGAGACTGGTCACCTGGTTTTTTCGACTGTCCACACATGCAGCGCCGCCGAAACACTCGACAGGATCATGAACATGTTTCCTCCTCACGACAAGCTGATGGTGTGCACACGACTGTCTGTGTCGCTAAAGGGTGTGGTTTCCCAGAAACTGATCCCGAGGATAGATAAACCCGGACGAATTGCAGCCGTAGAGGTGATGATTGCAAACCCGACTGTGAGCAAGCTGCTTGAGGAAGGGCGTTCATCTCAGATATATCAAGCCATCTCCGAGGGTGAATACTGGGGCATGCAGACAATGAACCAGTGCCTGGACCGCTACTATAAGGCCGGGATCATATCCGAAGATGAGGCGCTTGCCAGCGCAGGCAACTTCACCGAACTAAAACAGATGCTCCGCCGGTCTTAA
- the alr gene encoding alanine racemase, with amino-acid sequence MTHDLWVEVDISALKHNLEQVKSAVGKSVRIMAVVKSNGFGHGYVEPARAFIEAGADALAVTRLDEAMILRNGGIGAPILLFAPIQAENAEIAVKAGLEMTVSDTDLAKKISESAVHLGKIARMHIKVDTGMGRLGVAHEQAVRLVQEIHGLSNIEIAGIYTHFATAAEKSITDAKCQLDRFKQLLGRLDKLGIDYGSAHAANSAAILRLTESRLDMVRPGTLLYGQYPSRYVPRSLDLKPTWKLKARICEIKQMQPESPVGYGGEVVTKRLTRTAVIPIGYADGFTLAPEGPIYRQSILKFAAKRIKRRLAVEINGRKAPVLGRVAMQMIVVDITDIPGAKVGDEVVIPAMRIPTSALIPRVYIG; translated from the coding sequence ATGACACATGACTTGTGGGTTGAGGTCGATATATCGGCACTCAAGCATAATTTGGAACAGGTAAAGAGCGCTGTCGGCAAAAGCGTAAGGATCATGGCCGTGGTGAAGAGCAATGGTTTCGGCCACGGTTATGTGGAGCCTGCGCGCGCGTTTATAGAAGCTGGAGCCGATGCGCTCGCCGTGACACGTCTCGATGAGGCGATGATCCTGCGCAATGGCGGCATAGGTGCCCCGATACTGCTCTTTGCTCCCATTCAGGCTGAAAACGCGGAGATAGCGGTAAAAGCCGGGCTGGAGATGACTGTCTCGGACACGGACCTCGCAAAAAAAATATCCGAATCGGCCGTGCATCTGGGCAAGATAGCCCGCATGCATATAAAGGTCGACACCGGAATGGGAAGGCTGGGCGTCGCGCATGAGCAAGCCGTCCGGCTGGTTCAAGAAATTCACGGTCTGTCCAATATCGAGATTGCAGGGATATATACTCACTTTGCTACTGCAGCGGAGAAGTCCATCACTGATGCTAAGTGTCAGCTCGACAGATTTAAACAGCTTCTCGGCAGGCTTGATAAGCTTGGAATAGACTACGGCAGCGCGCATGCCGCAAACAGCGCCGCAATACTCAGGCTCACGGAATCGCGCCTGGATATGGTGCGGCCGGGCACTCTGCTCTATGGGCAATACCCATCGCGGTATGTGCCGCGCTCGCTCGACCTAAAGCCGACGTGGAAGCTCAAGGCTCGGATTTGCGAGATTAAGCAGATGCAGCCCGAATCACCCGTAGGTTACGGAGGAGAGGTCGTAACAAAACGCCTCACCAGGACCGCTGTGATCCCAATAGGCTATGCGGATGGGTTTACACTTGCGCCTGAAGGACCGATATATCGGCAGAGCATATTGAAATTCGCCGCAAAGAGGATCAAGCGCAGGCTTGCTGTTGAGATAAACGGACGTAAGGCTCCGGTGCTGGGGCGAGTGGCTATGCAGATGATCGTGGTCGATATTACCGACATACCCGGTGCGAAGGTCGGAGATGAAGTAGTAATCCCGGCGATGAGAATACCCACCAGCGCGCTCATCCCACGAGTATATATAGGCTAA